In the genome of Campylobacter concisus, the window TTAAAAATTTGAAGGAGGGTTAGGTATTGGGGGAGTATTGCTGGCTTGAGATGTGGTATTTGTGGAGCTGGGGTGTTTAGGCATCAAATAGTTATGTCAAGCATGTGATGTTCGCTAGGTACTATTTCCTCATTATCTGCTATATCGTCCAAATTTTCTTCGTCACTATCTCTTGAATTTTGTTTTTCACTCTCAAACTCACTTGCCTCTTCTTCATTTTTTTGGCGTTCATGTTCCTTTTCAGGGTCTATTTTATAAGACTCTTCCATCGGACGTACCTCTTTGATCTCTTCACTTTGTTGCGAGGCAAGCTCAGCTGCCATCAAAGACTGCATATCAAATCTAGCTTGTTGATTTGCATGCACTTGCGACACTACTGGTGCGTTTTGATTTATAAAGTTACTATTTCCTAAAGGTGTTACAGCCATTTTTTAGCCTTTAATTATGATGATAGTTTTATAGTTCGTATAAGTGACATTTGCACCGTTTTCACGTTTTAAATTTTCGCGTTTGGTGTAGTCCACCTCGTATCTGCCAGCTCCTTTTACGCTAAATTCTACGCAGAATTTAGCTGCCATTTTTAGCACATCTTCGGGTACCTTGCTCTTGTTTGTTTTAATAATGACATGAGCGCTTGGGGTATCCTTTAGATGTAACCATATATCGTCTTTTTTGGCAAGGTCAAGCAAATTTATATTGCCTTTTTCGTTTCTACCAACTAAAATCTTAAACTCTCTAACGTAAAAAATTTCAGCATTTTCACTCACATCTTTTACATGACGTTCTTTTTGTTTTGCCTTGTTTTTTGGACTTAAAATTTCAAGCTCATAAAGACTGTTCGCTTCTTTTAAAAGAGATTTTAATCCTTCAAAAAACTCGATCTTTTCGCTTAAATTTCTCTTTTCTATCTCCACGCCAAGGGCTTTTGCGCGAAGCTTTTTTGATCTTGCGTAAAACTCATTTGCGCTGTTTTTTGGAGTATCGCTAAGAGTTAATTTTATCTCGTTGCCATCAAAATCTTTTAGACAAATTTCCCTCTCATAGCCCTTAAAATTCCCCAGATTTGCAAGCAAAAGTGATCCTAAATTTGCAGCTTCTTCACTCTTTCTCATCAGCTCATCTTTATCTTCAAGTGAGTTTAAAATTTCGCTCATGCTATCTATCTTTTTTTGTACGCTTACGAGCTTTGCCTCTTTTAAGCTAGCTATCCTGGATTCATTTACTCTGGCCGCTTCGCTCTTAAAAAACGCCTCAAAGTCAGTTATGGGCTCGCACGGTTTTTCTTTGATAGCGATGGCTGGAAGCTGCTTTAAAACTTCGCCGGTTTCTATTTTGCGGTAACTATTATCGATGTGCCTTAGTGCCTCGATTATCACGTTGTTTTCGTCAGTTATCACAGCATTTGTAAAGCGGCCAGTAAATTCAAGATAGAGGATAAAATTTTCACTTTTATATGAGCCGCTTTGCGTGCAGATAAATTTTAAAATTCTATTATCTTTTAAGCATTCAATGCTTTTTATATGCGAGGCATTGAAGCGCTTTTTTAGGACATTATCAAAAGGCGCTTGATAAATTTTTGCTTCTTTTAACTCGTCATCTTTGTAGATAGCAGAGTTTGATTTATTTAGATCAAAGATGATTTTCTCGGCATTAAATTCGATTAAAATAGCCATATCATTAATGCGTTTTGCTTGGTTTATCTTTGTAAAATTTGATAAATAACTTGCTATTTGAACTAAATGTGCGTACTTCATGTGGGGATTATATCAGAAATGTTGCAAAAATGTTTTAATAAAAGCTTTATCGCTAACTATGAAAAGAATAGTAAAAATCTGTTTTCTGATCCATGTTTAATTTTCACAAATGTTTTATTTGTAATGTTATTAAAATATAAATTTTTCGTAAATTTTTTTCATAAAAATTTAAAATATATTTTTATATAATGATAACTATTTTTATAATATTAAAAATTTTTTAAGGGATAATAAATGAATAAAATTCGTATTAGTGCGGTGCTTTGTTTTGCTATTTCTGCTTTAAATGCTACTGATGTAAGCTTAGATGGGATCAGCATTGAAGATAGCGCAGACGATGGTTACAGGGCCACAACGAGTGAGGTGGGCAAGACAAATACGCCAATTCTTGAGATCCCACAGACGGTAAACGTCGTGACGCAACAACAGCTAAAAGATAAAAAACCCGAGAGCCTAGCAGAGAGCCTTCAAAACGTGAGCGGCATTAGCTACGGCAACACCACGGGCGGTATCTTTGACTCGATCATAAAAAGGGGATTTGGCGGCGGACGCGACGGCTCGATCATGCGAAACGGCGTACCGGCTAGCGTCATGCATAGCTTTAATAAAACCGTAGAAAGTGTCGAGGTGCTAAAAGGCCCGGCTAGCTTGCTCTACGGCGCGCAAGAACCTGGCGGCATCATAAATATGGTTACCAAAAAGCCAAAATACGACTTCTCAAACGAAATTTGGGCAGGCATCGGCAACCGCAACTACTGGAATACAGGCTTTGATGCCACAGGACCTATTGCGGAGAGTGGATTTGCGTATAGATTTATATTTGATACAATGCAAAAGGACTACTGGAGAGAGTTTGGCGAATATAAAAATGTTCTCTTTGCGCCATCGCTTTCGTATAAAGGCGATGACTACCGCATAAATTTGGCCTATGCGCATACACGCTCGACCGATCCGATTGACCGAGGCATGTATCTCATTCCAAGCACTGGTAAGCTACTGCCGATAGATAAGAAAAGACGCCTTGACGAGCCATTCAATAAGCTAAAAACAAAGCTTGACACACTAGATGTAAATTTTGAGAAAAATCTCGGAGAAAACTGGCTATTAAAGGGCGCTTATGCATTTTCTCGTTCAAAACATGAGTATGGTCACATAAGGCTAATGAATGTATTAAATAATGGCACAGCGACTAGGCGAAACGAATATTACGACGGATTTATCCACCGCACACATGCTGGATCACTAAATTTAAACGGCTATGTTAAAACAGGTGAGATAGAACACAACTTGCTCTTTGGCATCGACGCAAAGGAATACTACCGCTATAGACCAGGTGGCCTAAAAGATACGGGTAACCACTTAAGCATAAACATATATCATCCTATCTATGGAATAGTAGGACTACCAACTGCCAGGGAGTCAAGCATCCAGTACCAAAAGCTAAAAACGATCGGATTTTACGCACAAGATAGCATAAATTTAACTGAAAATTTAATCTACTCTTTAGGAACTAGGTATGAATACTACGACCAAGTAGCTCGCGGCACAACCAGTGGGCCAAATAGCACAGATCAGCAAGATGGCAAATTTACGTGGCAAACTGGGCTTTTATATCTACTAACGCCTCAGTGGTCGGTCTATACCAACTACGCACAAAGTTTCAATCCGCAAATGGCTATGAAAGGCGATATCGGCGATATAAAGCCTGAAGAGGGCAAAAGTATAGAGTTTGGATCTAAATTTCAAAACGATAGCATAACGGCTAGTGCGGCGGTTTTTAATATCAATAAGAAAAACATCATGCGTACCGTAAGTGGCGTGAGTACGCCAGTGGGCGAGGCGCGCTCTAGAGGATTTGAGTTTGACTTTAACGGCCGCGTGACGCAAGGACTAAGCGTGGGCGCTAGCTACGCATTCACAAAAACTGAGGTGCGAAATGATAGCGGAGCGTTTGCCGTGCTAGTGGGCAAACCGCTAGAAGCTACGCCAAAGCACCAAGCCAGCTTGTTTGCTAACTACGACTTTAGCCACCTAGGCGCAAAAGGTCTAAGGATCGGCGGTGGAGCTAGATATTTTGGCTCGTGGTATACATACTATATAAGGACAAATTTACCTGCAGTACCAGCAGGAACGGCATTCAAGATGGATAGTGCGGTTGTTTACGATGCTTTCATCAGCTACGATACCAAGATCGCGGGCTACGAGACGAATTTCTCGTTTAACGTCAAAAACTTGACCGACAAGCTTTATTATACATCCTCATCTACTGGTACGGATGCTAATATCATACCGATACAACCAGGCTATGCTCGTCAGTTTATGCTAACAGCTAGCGTTAAATTCTAAATTTACTAGGCCTTTTGGCTTAGTAAATTTTCTTTAAATTTAGCAATTTTCGTTAAAATCGCCTCAAAAATTTAAAGGAAATTTATGAAACAAACTATCACCGAGAAAATATTTTCAGATCACGTTGGCAAAGAGGTAAGCGCAGGAGAGATCATCGAAAGTAAGATCGATATGATCATAGGCAACGATATCACGACACCTATTTCGATCAAGCAGTTTGAGCGAAGCGGCGCTAAAAAGCTAGCCAACCCAGACGGCTTTGCTATCGTGATGGATCACTACATCCCGACAAAAGATATCTTAAGCGCCAACCAAGCCAAAATTTCACGCGAATTTGCCTACAAACACGACCTTAAAAACTATTTTGACGAAAAAGATATGGCATTGAGCACGCGCTTTTGCCTGAAAAAGGGCTAGTCATCCCAGGCGACGTCATCATCGGCGCAGACAGCCATACCTGTACGCACGGCGCTCTTGGAGCATTTAGTACTGGTATGGGTAGCACCGACCTAGCTTATGCGATGATCACTGGTAAAAACTGGTTTAAAGTGCCTGAGAGCATCAAGGTCGTGTTTAAAGGCAAACTTGATAAGCACGTTTATGGCAAGGATCTCATCCTTGAGATCATCCGCCAAATAGGCGTTGATGGCGCACTTTATAAGGCGCTTGAGTTTAGCGGCGAGGTGATAGAGGGCCTTAGCATGGATGATAGATTTTCAATGTGTAATATGGCGATCGAAGCTGGTGCAAAGAGCGGTATCATCGCAGTTGATAAGATAACAAAAGAGTTTTTAAAAGATAAAAATTTACGCGATAAACCAAAATTTTTCTACTCAGACGAGGGCGCAAAATACGACAAAATTTTAGAGATCGATGTGACTAATCTTGATCCAGTTATCGCATATCCATTTTTGCCAAGCAACGGCAAGAGCGTAAGACAAGCGGTTCGTGACGATTTAGCCATTGATCAAGCATTTATCGGTTCATGTACGAATGGCCGCCTAAGCGACCTACGTATCGCAGCACAAATTTTAAAAGGCAAAAAAGTAGCTCGCAAGACAAGGCTCATCATCACTCCAGCGACGCAAAAGATCGCAAGAGCTGCCGAGAAAGAGGGCTTAATCGACATTTTCATCGAAGCAGGAGCAGTTGTGAGTAACCCAACATGTGGCGCTTGTCTTGGCGGATATATGGGAATTTTAGGTGCAAATGAGCGCTGTATCTCGACGACAAATAGAAATTTTGTCGGACGTATGGGCGATAGAACGAGTGAAATTTATCTAGCTAACTCAGCAGTTGTGGCGGCTTCAGCCATAGCAGGTAAAATCGCCGATCCAAGGGACTTATAAAAAATAATATGGATAGTTTGATATCTGACTTATTGAAAATTGTACTTGGTGCAGTCCTAACAATGTGTGTGCAATAGGTGTACGCTAATCTAAACACGAAAAAAGAGAAAAATAAACTCAGGCGACAAAAGCTAGAGGAAGCGTTTATTATAGTTGGGGATATTTTAGGGGGAATACATTACAAAGTAGCTTTATTAATAAATCCAAATTTAAATATAGAAAATCCAAAATTTGAAATTGGTAAATTACACTCGCTTATCAGTTTTTACGCACCAGAACTGCAAGAGGACTATAAGGATTTTATGTCTACATATCAAGAATTTATCCCACTTACTGCAACAAGATTTAGAACTTCAAACGATGATGATAAAAGTATAAAAGAGATAATAGATGAACTAACAAAAATAGCCTTTTTGCTGAATTCAAAAGGTAATATAATCAAAGAAAAATTGACTAAAATAGCGCAAACACTATAATAGATTAGCTGTTGTGGCGACGCAAATAACTTTTTTATTGCAGTGCTAGCCATAACAACTAAATCAGCGCATTAAAACGCTGTTATAGTTGCCAAAAGACCAAAGATTATGCCTGGAAAGTTTGCGGCAGAAAGTGGATAGTCTTTTTTAGCTTTTAATAGTCCGTAACTTGTCCAGATTGTGCAGTTTAGTGCGGCTGCCAGTGGCTGTATAAAAGGCGTCTTGTTGCCGTCAAGGTTGCCCATTATTTGTGGGATGTATGAAAAGTACATAACAACTGATAGGCATGTGCCGATCCAGCCTAAAATTTGTAGATTTTTTTCGCTCATTGCTTCTCCTTAAATAAAAGCGCCATTATATCTTTTTTAATTGTAGCAAGCAAATGGATAAAATAGCCATGATTTTTACTACGATTAAGATGGTTTTAGTAAAATTGAGCATTTTAAAAGGATAAAAATGCCAGATATAGTATATGACAAAGCAAAATGGCATTGGGGTGCAAAAGATGCGCCGACTGATATACCGCATGAAAACGGTGCGACGCACATTGCATTTTTCTTTCGCTGGTGCATGGAACACAAATTTTATTCAAAGGAATTTGCAGTAGATTTTGCAGACGATATAGCACAGATGGACGAAAATTTTAACTATCGTCAGTATCTTTTTGATGCTATGGACGGTGTACTTGGAAGTGCGGAGCTAAATACTGCTGGTAAAGCCTTTGCAAAAGCTTACTATACGACTGATCGGACAAAATTTGCCAAAATGTATGGTTGGTATTTGCAGGATTATACGGATTTTGTTTCGAAAAAATTTGGTGAAAAATACTTTGATAACGCCTATTTTTATATAGAAAATTCACAAGAAAACTATGTCTTGATCAAAGCTATCATTGATCATCGCTACGAGGAATTTTTAACAATGAAAATGGCAAAGCAGGCTTAAAATTTCACAAGTAGCATAAACAAAAATAAGTTTTTATCACATATTTTTGGTAGATCAAAGCCGCTTTTAGCTAAATTTAGCCTCATAACTTTCTTAAGGGAAAAGATGCAAACTTGCGTGATTTTAGCAGGTGGCAAAAGCTCGCGTATGGGGCAAGATAAGACACTTTTGCCATTTGGTGGTTTTAAGACGCTTACTCATTATGAGGTTGCGAAATTTAGCAAAGTTTTTGACGAAGTTTATGTAAGCTCAAAATTTGAAAAATTTAGCCCGCCACTAAAGATTATAAAAGATGAAAATAGCAATAACTATTCGCCAATGCTCGCACTTTACTCCATTCTTAAAAATTTTGATCATAGTGTTTTTGTGATACCAGCTGATATGCCATTTTTTGATCTTAAAAGCTTAGAGGAGCTTGCTAAATTTAAAGATGAATTTGATATGGTCGTGGCTAGTGATAACGAGCACATTCACTCGCTTTGTGGTTTTTTTAGCCCAAGGCTTGCCACTTTGGCTCATGAGTTTTATTTAAAAAATGAGCATAAAATCGGACTTTTGAGAAAAAGCTGTAAATGCAAAGTCGTAAATTTTAAAGATAGTGAGCAGTTTTTTAACGTAAATTTCCCTGACGAATACGAAATGGCAAAGAAAATCCAAGAAAAGAAGATAGATGATGAGTAAAATTTTATTATTTTTAAGCCTTGGTCTTAGTTTTTTGATGGCAAGTGGGTTAGATGATTTTAAAATGGCACAAGAGCTGGAGCAAAGCGGCGACATAAAGGCTGCGATGCAAATTTATAAAGAGCTAGCCAAAAGCTCTTTAAACGAGCAAAGCGTGATACAAAATGTACAAGCAAGCGAGCCAGCACCAAGAGAGGCGAAGCTAAAGCAAGCTGATCTTTTAAGAGAAGATAAAAGTGGTAAAAATTTACAAAATGCACTTGGTATCGAGCTTTATAAATTTAACTACCTTTTGCCAGTAACTTATGCTAAAAATGTGCCAGATGATGAGCGAAAGAGCGTTGAAACTAAGTTTCAAATAAGCCTTGCAAAGCCGCTATTTTACGATATTTTTGGACTTAGAGAGAGCCTTGTGGCAGCCTACACGCAGACATCTTGGTGGCAGATAACAAGAACTTCAGCGCCGTTTCGTGAGACGAACTATCAGCCAGAAATTTTTCTAAATTTTGCTTCGCCAAAATATTTGGAGCAAATAGGTGTAAAAAACCTAAAATTTGGACTTTTGCATGAGTCAAATGGACGAGATGGTAGCAATTCAAGAAGCTGGAATAGAGCTTATGTGCAAAGTGATTTTGTTTTTGGCAAGCTTAGTATTTCGCCAAGAGCTTGGATGGTAGTGGGCAATAAGGGCGATAATAAAGATATATTAAAATACATAGGACACGGCGATGTAAGGCTTAGCTACAACCTTAATGATCACATTTTTAGCCTAATGCTAAGAAATAACTTACATTTTGATAAAACAAATAAAGGTGCTGCTGAAATTTCATATATGTTTCCTATCTTCTCAACCGGAGTTTATGGCTATTTGCAGTATTTTACGGGATATGGCGAGAGTTTGATTGATTATAATAGGCATACTGATAAATTTGGTCTTGGTTTTGTTATTTTAAAATAAGCTAAAAATTTTAAACTTAAAAAATGGCTAAATTTAGGCAAATAGTCATAAATTTACTCAAATATGTCAAAAAAATTTAATTAATCAAAAAACTTAAAAATATTAGAAAAAATACAAGCAAATTTTGCTAAAATCTTAAGCAAAATCTCAGATCAAAGGAGTTTTTATGAGCGGTATCTCACTAATTGTCTGTTTTGTTGTAGCCATCATACTTATGATCGTTATGATCTCTAAGCTAAAAGTGCATCCATTTTTGGCACTTATGAGCATTTCTTTGGTTCTTGCGATCGTCGCAGGTATCGATCTATCCAAAATCCCAGCGATGATAGGTGTTGGCTTTAGCGGCACATTTAAGAGTATCGGTATCGTTATTATCTTTGGAACGATCATCGGCACTGTGCTTGAAAAAACGGGAGCTGCTTTAAAGCTAGCTGATATGGTCGTAAAGCTAGTCGGACAAAAACGTCCAGAGCTTGCCATGCTCATCATGGGCTGGGTTGTTGGCATTCCGGTATTTTGCGATAGTGGATTTGTTGTTTTAAACTCTATTCGCGAGGCACTTTATAAGAAAATTTCAGCAAGTCCAGTCGCGATGTCAGTCGCTCTAAGTGGCGGCCTATACGCATCTCACGTCTTTATCCCGCCAACTCCTGGCCCAATAGCAGCCGCAGGAACACTTGGCCTTGGCGGAAATTTACTCCTTGTCATCATCATGGGAACAGTCGTTTCAGTACCTGTTTTGATAGCTGTTTATTTCTTTTCAAAGAGTGTTGGCAAAAGTGTGACTATCAGCGACAAAGATGCTGACACTACTATCACAGCTAGCTACGATGAGCTTTTAAAGAAATTTGGCAAATTGCCTTGCGGATTTTTAAGCCTTGCTCCTATCATCATGCCTATCATTTTTATGGCGATTGGTTCTATTGTCGATGTTTTGGCAAAACAAGGCATGCTTGATAAAACGGCTCTCTTACCAAAGATACTTTTATTTTTAGGAAATCCTATCATTGCTCTTGCAATCGGCGTGATCTTTTGCGTGTTTTTATTAGTAGAAGCCAGAAAGATAAGAGAATTTGACCATATCACGAACGAGTCTTTAAAGATCGCTGGTCCGATACTCTTTATCACAGCAGCTGGCGGTGTTTTGGGTAATGTCATCACTGAGGCTGGCTTTGTAAATTTCATAAAAGAAAACGCAACCGCCATAAAAGCGATAGGAATTTTCTTCCCATTCATCATCTCAGCCGTACTAAAAACCGCTCAAGGAAGCTCGACCGTGGCTATCATCACGACAGCATCTATCATGGGTGCGTTTAGCGCTGATAACTCACTCATGCATACACTTGGCTTTACGACCGAGCTTTCAGCCGCGCTTTGCGTCATGGCGATAGCATCTGGTGCCATGTGCGTATCTCACGCAAATGACAGCTACTTCTGGGTTGTGACAAATTTTAGCAAGATGAGTGCAGAACAAGGATATCGCACACAAACAGCTATGACGTTTATAATGGG includes:
- a CDS encoding molybdenum cofactor guanylyltransferase — translated: MQTCVILAGGKSSRMGQDKTLLPFGGFKTLTHYEVAKFSKVFDEVYVSSKFEKFSPPLKIIKDENSNNYSPMLALYSILKNFDHSVFVIPADMPFFDLKSLEELAKFKDEFDMVVASDNEHIHSLCGFFSPRLATLAHEFYLKNEHKIGLLRKSCKCKVVNFKDSEQFFNVNFPDEYEMAKKIQEKKIDDE
- a CDS encoding ligand-gated channel protein, whose amino-acid sequence is MNKIRISAVLCFAISALNATDVSLDGISIEDSADDGYRATTSEVGKTNTPILEIPQTVNVVTQQQLKDKKPESLAESLQNVSGISYGNTTGGIFDSIIKRGFGGGRDGSIMRNGVPASVMHSFNKTVESVEVLKGPASLLYGAQEPGGIINMVTKKPKYDFSNEIWAGIGNRNYWNTGFDATGPIAESGFAYRFIFDTMQKDYWREFGEYKNVLFAPSLSYKGDDYRINLAYAHTRSTDPIDRGMYLIPSTGKLLPIDKKRRLDEPFNKLKTKLDTLDVNFEKNLGENWLLKGAYAFSRSKHEYGHIRLMNVLNNGTATRRNEYYDGFIHRTHAGSLNLNGYVKTGEIEHNLLFGIDAKEYYRYRPGGLKDTGNHLSINIYHPIYGIVGLPTARESSIQYQKLKTIGFYAQDSINLTENLIYSLGTRYEYYDQVARGTTSGPNSTDQQDGKFTWQTGLLYLLTPQWSVYTNYAQSFNPQMAMKGDIGDIKPEEGKSIEFGSKFQNDSITASAAVFNINKKNIMRTVSGVSTPVGEARSRGFEFDFNGRVTQGLSVGASYAFTKTEVRNDSGAFAVLVGKPLEATPKHQASLFANYDFSHLGAKGLRIGGGARYFGSWYTYYIRTNLPAVPAGTAFKMDSAVVYDAFISYDTKIAGYETNFSFNVKNLTDKLYYTSSSTGTDANIIPIQPGYARQFMLTASVKF
- a CDS encoding phospholipase, translated to MSKILLFLSLGLSFLMASGLDDFKMAQELEQSGDIKAAMQIYKELAKSSLNEQSVIQNVQASEPAPREAKLKQADLLREDKSGKNLQNALGIELYKFNYLLPVTYAKNVPDDERKSVETKFQISLAKPLFYDIFGLRESLVAAYTQTSWWQITRTSAPFRETNYQPEIFLNFASPKYLEQIGVKNLKFGLLHESNGRDGSNSRSWNRAYVQSDFVFGKLSISPRAWMVVGNKGDNKDILKYIGHGDVRLSYNLNDHIFSLMLRNNLHFDKTNKGAAEISYMFPIFSTGVYGYLQYFTGYGESLIDYNRHTDKFGLGFVILK
- a CDS encoding gluconate transporter, which translates into the protein MSGISLIVCFVVAIILMIVMISKLKVHPFLALMSISLVLAIVAGIDLSKIPAMIGVGFSGTFKSIGIVIIFGTIIGTVLEKTGAALKLADMVVKLVGQKRPELAMLIMGWVVGIPVFCDSGFVVLNSIREALYKKISASPVAMSVALSGGLYASHVFIPPTPGPIAAAGTLGLGGNLLLVIIMGTVVSVPVLIAVYFFSKSVGKSVTISDKDADTTITASYDELLKKFGKLPCGFLSLAPIIMPIIFMAIGSIVDVLAKQGMLDKTALLPKILLFLGNPIIALAIGVIFCVFLLVEARKIREFDHITNESLKIAGPILFITAAGGVLGNVITEAGFVNFIKENATAIKAIGIFFPFIISAVLKTAQGSSTVAIITTASIMGAFSADNSLMHTLGFTTELSAALCVMAIASGAMCVSHANDSYFWVVTNFSKMSAEQGYRTQTAMTFIMGIVGIVSVYILSLVLL